In Meleagris gallopavo isolate NT-WF06-2002-E0010 breed Aviagen turkey brand Nicholas breeding stock chromosome 2, Turkey_5.1, whole genome shotgun sequence, the following are encoded in one genomic region:
- the MFSD4B gene encoding sodium-dependent glucose transporter 1: protein MLGTTGGLFAIPWCKRSLLLTALMSLIGAAMGVLDTGGNVLALNTWGTEAGPHLQALHFSFAMGAFVAPVLAKMAMGSSEPRDFQAGENASQSILSPVSTASATLALKHHLGADFLWSYIVIGTYLLFVSFFFFILYSKSSSVRDKSKASVQKCKVAKYHHALIILLFLFFLCYVGAEVTYGSYIFTYAKVFAEMKENEAAALNSVFWGAFAVCRAVSVFCAACLYPGTMIVLSLIGSAVSSSALAFFAHYPISLWAGTAVYGASMATIFPSGISWIEQYTVIQGKSASLFVVGAALGEMCIPAVVGYLQGKFHHVPVVMYTALGTSAMTAVLFPVMYKLATASGEGLREMGESEDRKALLSSSGLNEDEEDEEDAGEWNEADFEVIEMNDTLRNSMVETSLKAAGSSPSEASLQPHPGDAVGDSPVAAGGSPGRKNLNVDREKND from the coding sequence GTGGCAATGTTCTCGCACTGAACACATGGGGAACAGAGGCCGGACCGCATTTGCAGGCCTTGCACTTCAGTTTTGCAATGGGTGCATTTGTGGCTCCAGTTCTGGCTAAAATGGCAATGGGAAGTTCTGAACCCAGAGACTTTCAAGCAGGTGAAAATGCAAGCCAGTCTATTCTGAGCCCCGTATCAACAGCATCAGCTACACTAGCACTGAAACACCATCTTGGTGCTGATTTCTTGTGGTCCTACATTGTCATAGGGACCtatctgctgtttgtttctttcttcttttttattttgtattcaaAGAGCAGCTCGGTTCGGGACAAATCAAAGGCTTCTGTGCAGAAATGCAAGGTTGCCAAATACCACCATGCCCTTattattctccttttcctgttcttcctcTGCTACGTGGGAGCGGAGGTAACTTACGGCTCTTACATATTTACTTATGCAAAGGTCTTTgctgagatgaaagaaaatgaagcgGCTGCTTTGAATTCTGTCTTCTGGGGCGCGTTTGCTGTTTGTAGAGCGGTGTCAGTATTTTGTGCTGCTTGCTTATACCCCGGCACTATGATTGTGCTGAGCCTCATTGGCTCTGCCGTCTCCTCTTCAGCCTTGGCTTTCTTTGCACACTACCCAATTTCGCTGTGGGCTGGAACTGCGGTGTACGGAGCCTCCATGGCCACCATCTTCCCCAGTGGCATTTCCTGGATCGAGCAGTACACGGTCATCCAGGGGAAGTCAGCTTCTCTCTTCGTGGTCGGTGCTGCTCTGGGGGAGATGTGCATTCCTGCAGTGGTCGGGTACCTGCAGGGGAAGTTTCACCACGTTCCTGTGGTCATGTACACCGCTCTGGGAACTTCGGCAATGACGGCTGTGCTGTTTCCTGTGATGTACAAATTGGCCACCGCTTCTGGAGAGGGCTTGAGAGAGATGGGTGAAAGCGAGGACAGGAAGGCTTTGTTGTCCAGTTCGGGGCTTAACGAAGATgaagaggatgaggaggatGCAGGAGAGTGGAATGAAGCAGACTTTGAGGTAATAGAAATGAACGATACCCTGAGAAACTCTATGGTAGAGACCTCTCTCAAGGCAGCGGGGAGCTCCCCGTCGGAAGCCTCCCTCCAGCCACATCCAGGAGATGCTGTGGGTGATTCTCCAGTGGCAGCTGGCGGCTCCCCTGGGAGAAAAAACCTGAATGTTGACCGGGAGAAGAACGATTAG